From the Manihot esculenta cultivar AM560-2 chromosome 3, M.esculenta_v8, whole genome shotgun sequence genome, one window contains:
- the LOC110612216 gene encoding NADH dehydrogenase [ubiquinone] iron-sulfur protein 7, mitochondrial produces MAMIARNTASRLPLLLFQHRGAALSLHTTLPSHSPESAPPTPYARPLPPSTSSPAGLSKAAEFVISKVDDLMNWARRGSIWPMTFGLACCAVEMMHTGAARYDLDRFGIIFRPSPRQSDCMIVAGTLTNKMAPALRKVYDQMPEPRWVISMGSCANGGGYYHYSYSVVRGCDRIVPVDIYVPGCPPTAEALLYGLLQLQKKINRRKDFHHWWTK; encoded by the exons ATGGCTATGATCGCTAGGAACACCGCCTCACGCCTTCCTCTCCTCCTTTTCCAGCACCGCGGAGCTGCCCTCTCTCTCCACACCACCCTCCCCTCCCACTCCCCGGAATCAGCGCCACCCACTCCTTATGCCCGCCCATTGCCCCCTTCCACCTCTTCCCCCGCCGGCCTTTCCAAGGCTGCGGAGTTCGTTATTTCCAAGGTCGACGATCTTATGAACTGGGCTCGCCGCGGCTCCATCTGGCCCATGACTTTTGGCCTCGCTTGCTGTGCCGTCGAAATGATGCATACAGGTGCTGCTCGCTACGATCTGGACCGCTTTGGTATCATTTTCAGGCCTAGTCCTCGCCAATCTGATTGTATGATTGTCGCTGGTACCCTCACCAACAAGATGGCCCCAGCTCTTCGCAA GGTTTATGACCAAATGCCTGAGCCAAGGTGGGTCATCTCCATGGGCAGCTGTGCAAATGGTGGGGGATATTACCACTACTCATACTCTGTTGTTCGAGGCTGTGACAGGATTGTCCCTGTGGACATTTATGTTCCAGGATGCCCTCCCACTGCTGAGGCCTTGCTGTATGGGCTACTCCAGCTTCAGAAAAAGATCAACAGACGCAAGGATTTCCACCATTGGTGGACCAAATGA
- the LOC110611834 gene encoding ferrochelatase-2, chloroplastic, producing MEAATFPAAHPQMRFLGSNHKLSRPQVRSISVSGHSYGELLDFDKPTSQAVVALSSSSSGKSIAISRGSLLLSPAQKRHPVGQTFCAASAGEYTYGESLIESHSDTTEDRVGVLLLNLGGPETLHDVQPFLFNLFADPDIIRLPRLFRFLQRPLAQLISVLRAPKSKEGYAAIGGGSPLRKITDEQADAIKMALKAKGMPANVYVGMRYWYPFTEEAIHQIKRDRITRLVVLPLYPQFSISTTGSSLRVLQNIFSEDAYLSRLPVSIIQSWYQREGYIKAMADLIGEELKKFPKPEEVMIFFSAHGVPVSYVEDAGDPYKDQMEECIYLIMQELKVRGFNNDHTLAYQSRVGPVQWLKPYTDEVLVELGQKGVKSLLAVPVSFVSEHIETLEEIDMEYKHLALESGVENWGRVPALGCTSTFITDLADAVIEALPSAKAISTSKSTSEEADYDPLSYAIKMFFGSILAFVLLLSPKMVHAFRNHVF from the exons ATGGAGGCAGCGACCTTCCCTGCTGCGCATCCACAAATGAGATTTCTCGGTTCCAATCATAAATT GTCAAGGCCCCAGGTCAGGTCTATATCTGTTTCTGGCCACTCATATGGGGAATTACTGGATTTTGATAAACCAACTTCTCAAGCAGTGGTTGCTTTAAGTTCCAGTTCAAGTGGTAAAAGCATTGCCATCAGCAGGGGATCACTCCTGCTCAGTCCTGCTCAAAAGAGACATCCAGTTGGACAAACATTTTGTGCAGCCTCTGCAGGAGAATACACATACGGTGAAAGTCTTATTGAATCTCATTCGGACACCACAGAAGACAGGGTTGGTGTGCTGCTCCTGAATCTCGGAGGGCCAGAAACACTGCATGATGTTCAGccatttttattcaatttatttgcAGATCCG GATATTATAAGACTTCCCAGGCTGTTTCGATTTCTTCAGCGACCTTTAGCTCAATTAATTTCTGTGCTTCGTGCTCCTAAAAGTAAAGAAGGGTATGCTGCCATTGGAGGTGGCTCACCTTTGCGTAAAATAACAGATGAGCAG GCAGATGCAATCAAAATGGCCTTGAAAGCAAAGGGAATGCCTGCAAATGTCTATGTTGGAATGCGGTATTGGTACCCATTCACTGAGGAGGCAATTCATCAG ATCAAGAGGGACAGAATAACAAGACTGGTGGTGCTGCCACTTTACCCACAATTCTCCATCTCCACAACTGGCTCAAGCCTCCGTGTACTCCAGAATATATTCAG TGAAGATGCGTATCTGTCAAGGTTGCCTGTTTCTATTATACAGTCCTGGTACCAAAGAGAAGGTTATATTAAGGCTATGGCTGACTTGATTGGGGAAGAACTAAAGAAATTTCCTAAGCCTGAGGAG GTCATGATATTCTTCAGTGCCCATGGAGTGCCTGTGAGTTATGTGGAGGATGCAGGAGATCCATACAAAGATCAGATGGAGGAGTGTATTTACTTAATAATGCAAGAACTAAAAGTTAGAGGATTCAATAACGATCATACCCTTGCCTATCAG AGCCGAGTTGGGCCTGTACAATGGCTGAAGCCCTACACTGATGAAGTTCTGGTTGAGCTTGGCCAGAAAGGTGTGAAAAGTCTCCTAGCTGTCCCTGTAAG CTTTGTGAGTGAGCACATAGAgactcttgaagagattgacaTGGAGTACAAGCACTTGGCCCTTGAATCTGGAGTTGAAAATTGGGGCCGTGTACCTGCTCTAGGTTGCACCTCAACTTTTATTACAGATTTGGCAGATGCAGTAATAGAAGCCTTACCGTCAGCTAAAGCCATCTCAACCTCAAAGAGCACCTCAGAAGAAGCTGATTATGATCCCTTGAGTTATGCTATCAAAATGTTTTTCGGTTCAATCTTAGCATTTGTTTTGCTCTTGTCCCCGAAAATGGTTCATGCATTCAGGAATCATGTGTTTTGA
- the LOC110612276 gene encoding uncharacterized protein C6G9.01c has translation MPKKNSSKVTLQAEECTVVEPQKPSSTPKKPKSSNEIDEIFSGKKRKNPEKQKNDEAKETETNKPKSLKKKKKKSKEGKEERLRDQKSKEGKKERLTDPPSKHRKRTEDGLNIYTEEELGISSSNAGGTPLCPFDCECCF, from the coding sequence ATGCCCAAAAAGAATTCTTCAAAGGTAACTTTGCAAGCAGAAGAATGTACTGTGGTAGAGCCGCAAAAACCCAGTTCAACTCCGAAGAAACCCAAATCCAGCAATGAGATCGATGAAATTTTCTCTGGGAAGAAGAGGAAAAATCCtgaaaaacaaaagaatgaTGAGGCAAAAGAAACTGAAACTAATAAACCAAAATcgttgaagaagaaaaagaagaagtctAAAGAAGGTAAAGAGGAAAGGCTTAGAGACCAGAAATCTAAAGAAGGTAAAAAGGAAAGGCTTACGGACCCACCTTCTAAACATCGAAAGAGAACTGAGGATGGGCTCAATATCTATACTGAAGAGGAATTGGGTATTAGTTCCTCCAATGCTGGTGGTACACCACTTTGCCCATTTGATTGTGAGTGTTGCTTTTGA